In the Rhizophagus irregularis chromosome 10, complete sequence genome, one interval contains:
- a CDS encoding Iron-sulfur clusters transporter atm1 mitochondrial, giving the protein MLIRGLTTTLHQNLSARVTVYLTVPTSTPLQFKVYSSFLQKRTLHYIVNRKANLISCSTVFLKNCRKRGQIQTVISNPIWNIRYFAVNTKAPLKKSLKEPTLPASRPPAAIDKTIRTTQTSTDWKIIKNLVRYIWPKDDPAVKIRVVTALSLLVAGKLLNVQVPFFFKHVVDSLNIDMSQFGTVWTIAGAMIIGYGAARIGSTIFQELRNAIFANVAQKAIRKLARNVFYHLHQLDLNFHLSRQTGGLSRAIDRGTKGISFLLSSLVFHVIPTALEISIVCSILVYNYGTHFATVTALTMLTYAVFTIKTTSWRTKFRKEANQADNEAATVAVDSLINYEAVKYFNNEKFETEQYDKALEKYEKASLKIATSLSLLNSGQNIIFSSALTTMMFLAAQGVVSGNLTVGDLVMVNQLVFQLSLPLNFLGSVYRELRQSLIDMDIMFNLQGVNISIKDSLNAKPLMHKGGEIKFEDVIFGYHPDRLILKGISFTVPRGKKVAVVGPSGCGKSTILRLLFRFYDPQSGNIYIDGQNIKDVTLESLRANIGVVPQDTSLFNNTIYHNIAYGQITADRDKVESAAKRARIHNVIMSLPDKYKTLVGERGLMLSGGEKQRIALARTILKDPPIIFFDEATSALDTHTEQSLLSNIRSILQESQKTSMFVAHHLSSIADADKIIVLRDGAIVEQGTHDVLMQKEDGIYREMWFTQEMSDPAFEEEEEISEFYKEI; this is encoded by the exons ATGTTAATTAGAGGTCTTACAACAACCTTGCACCAAAATTTAAGTGCAAGAGTCACAGTCTATTTAACAGTTCCAACTTCAACACCGCTTCAATTTAAAGTTTACAGCTCA tttttacaaaaaagaacGTTACACTATATTGTTAACAGAAAAGCAAATCTTATTAGCTGCTCAACAGTATTTTTGAAGAATTGTCGGAAACGAGGACAAATTCAAACTGTTATCTCAAAT CCAATATGGAACATTCGCTATTTTGCTGTCAATACGAAAGcccctttaaaaaaatcactcAAAGAACCTACACTACCCGCTTCTCGTCCCCCGGCTGCTATTGATAAGACTATCAGAACAACACAAACTTCTACAGattggaaaattattaaaaatctggTCCGTTATATTTGGCCAAAAGATGATCCGGCTGTCAAAATTCGGGTGGTAACTGCCTTATCATTGTTGGTTGCGGGCAAA CTCCTTAATGTGCaagttccatttttttttaaacatgtaGTCGACTCCTTAAATATTGATATGTCACAATTTGGAACAGTATGGACGATTGCTGGAGCAATGATAATCGGAT ATGGTGCAGCTCGCATTGGTTCGACTATATTTCAAGAATTAAGAAATGCAATATTCGCAAATGTGGCCCAAAAAGCCATTCGTAAGCTTGCTAGGAATGTGTTTTATCACTTGCATCAACTTGAtttaaatttccatttatCTCGCCAAACTGGTGGTTTAAGTAGGGCTATTGATCGTGGAACGAA aggTATAAGCTTTTTGCTTTCATCCCTTGTTTTTCATGTAATACCTACTGCATTGGAAATATCCATTGTGTGTAGTATTTTg gtaTATAATTATGGCACGCACTTTGCAACAGTTACGGCACTTACAATGCTAACTTATGCAGTTTTCACCATTAAAACAACATCATGGcg aACAAAATTCAGAAAAGAGGCTAATCAAGCTGATAATGAAGCTGCCACAGTTGCGGTTGATTCCTTGATTAATTATGAAGCCgtaaagtattttaataatgaaaaatttgaaacagaACAATATGATAAGGCTTTGGAGAAATATGAGAAAGCATCTCTTAAAATTGCGACATCTCTTTCCCTCCTAAATTCGggacaaaatattatatttagtagTGCGTTGACCACTATGATGTTTCTGGCTGCTCAAGGGGTTGTTTCAG GGAATCTTACGGTCGGTGATTTGGTGATGGTCAACCAGCTCGTATTTCAATTATCTTTACCTCTCAATTTTCTCGGTTCGGTATATAGGGAACTGCGTCAAAGTTTGATTGATATGGACATTATGTTCAATTTACAAGGAGTGAATATTTCTATCAAG GATTCACTCAACGCAAAACCTTTAATGCATAAAGGTggtgaaataaaatttgaagatgtTATATTTGGATACCACCCTGACCGCTTAATTTTGAAAGGAATAAGTTTTACTGTACCTAGAGGAAAGAAAGTTGCAGTGGTAGGACCAAGTGGATGTGG gaAATCAACTATTCTCCGATTACTTTTCCGGTTTTACGATCCACAGAGCGGTAACATATATATCGATggacaaaatattaaagatgtAACATTGGAAAGTTTAAGAGCGAACATCGGTGTTGTGCCGCAa GATACTTCCCTTTTCAACAACACAATTTATCATAACATTGCATACGGTCAGATAACTGCTGATCGGGACAAGGTTGAATCCGCAGCTAAGCGTGCACGTATACATAATGTTATTATGTCATTGCCAGACAAATACAAAACGCTCGTAGGTGAACGAGGCTTAATGCTTTCTGGAGGCGAAAAACAGAGAATTGCGTTAGCAAGAACAATCCTGAAAGATCCTccgataatattttttgacgAAGCGACTTCTGCTTTGGATACACATACTGAACAATCGCTTTTATCTAATATCCGAAGTATCCTTCAGGAGAGTCAAAAAACTAGCATGTTTGTTGCACATCACTTAAGTTCTATTGCCGATGCgg ATAAAATAATCGTATTAAGAGATGGAGCTATAGTGGAACAAGGAACTCATGATGTTCTTATGCAAAAAGAGGACGGTATTTATCGAGAAATGTGGTTCACACAAGAAATGTCCGATCCCGCCTTTGAGGAAGAGGAGGAGATCTCcgaattttataaagaaatttaa